The nucleotide window TACAAATATTTTGCTGAGTCTGTGTTTTCAAACCTTGTatcggggtgtcaaactcacgCAGGGGGCCAAAATTCAGAACACACAGTAGGTCATGAGCCGAACATGACAAACATTGAATACAAAATACAACAATTGTTAAAACATAACtactttaacataaaaatgaaccttaaaccttaaatagttttcaatatttagctctccataaaatatatattctatCAAAATTGGGATTACAAGAAAACATTACCccgttaaaaataatataaaatgacctggagggctgGATTTAATTAGACCGAGGGCAAGATCCGGTCCCCGGGCTTTGACTTCGACACATGTGCTGTAGGAGAACTTTTTCCTGCATAATTTCCATGTTCCCCCTGCTTCAGCACACTTGAACCAGGTCATAAATTAAACTCTGTACAAAGTCTGATATTGGCAGTCATCAAAGGCTGAACTGAGTAGGACTGAAAACACGAACAACGATGTTCTCTGAGGACCAGGGTTTGGAAACACTTCTCTAAGTGATATAATATATAACAAATGTTGACAAAAGATTTAGCAATGAAGTGTCTTACCCATTTGCTCCACTATGTCTGGGGGAAAAACTCGAGAGGCAAATGCTCTCCGAAAAATGTCAGAGAATTCCTTGTCCAGACCTCCAATTCCCATCTTCTCAAAATTCCAGTCTGGGTTGATGATCGTCTGCCGCGCCTCCTTTGTCTTTGCCTTACCTTTTAGAAGACATGAGTTAGGTGAAAGGAAAGAAGTCTTGTATATCTATGTAATTCTTTAGAAGGATCTGAACATACCAACAAGGGTGAGAGAAGAGTTCTCTGCCTTCTCAAAAATGACTTGGCTGTTGCCAACCATAAGACCAACATCAATCTGTTGATGGAACCAAACTTACAGTCACTATTCAGaatcagaatgtttttattCCCCTTACcaaccaggattttttttgtgtgttgacaGGTGCACACAATAGAGaaagataataaaacataaaatgtaataGTATGGAaacaaatacacataaaaatacaatataccCTATAAACTGGACTTGTATAGATCGTTTCTTGGAAACTGTGGAAAAGTCAGCAATTCAAACTCCATATTTGCCTCCATTTTGAATCATTCAACATTATAGAATGCAGATTATGTTTTTTGCATTGAAATACTCTAAAATACGACACATTTGCAGACATGGGACATCCTTTACAATTGTTAGAAGTTTACATGGATCATagtacactgctcacaaaaatgaaaggaacactttttttattgggcctggcatcttcttcttttcctttgggcttttcccttcaggggtcgccacagcgaatcagtttcctccatctaagcctgtcttcagcatcctNNNNNNNNNNNNNNNNNNNNNNNNNNNNNNNNNNNNNNNNNNNNNNNNNNNNNNNNNNNNNNNNNNNNNNNNNNNNNNNNNNNNNNNNNNNNNNNNNNNNNNNNNNNNNNNNNNNNNNNNNNNNNNNNNNNNNNNNNNNNNNNNNNNNNNNNNNNNNNNNNNNNNNNNNNNNNNNNNNNNNNNNNNNNNNNNNNNNNNNNNNNNNNNNNNNNNNNNNNNNNNNNNNNNNNNNNNNNNNNNNNNNNNNNNNNNNNNNNNNNNNNNNNNNNNNNNNNNNNNNNNNNNNNNNNNNNNNNNNNNNNNNNNNNNNNNNNNNNNNNNNNNNNNNNNNNNNNNNNNNNNNNNNNNNNNNNNNNNNNNNNNNNNNNNNNNNNNNNNNNNNNNNNNNNNNNNNNNNNNNNNNNNNNNNNNNNNNNNNNNNNNNNNNNNNNNNNNNNNNNNNNNNNNNNNNNNNNNNNNNNNNNNNNNNNNNNNNNNNNNNNNNNNNNNNNNNNNNNNNNNNNNNNNNNNNNNNNNNNNNNNNNNNNNNNNNNNNNNNNNNNNNNNNNNNNNNNNNNNNNNNNNNNNNNNNNNNNNNNNNNNNNNNNNNNNNNNNNNNNNNNNNNNNNNNNNNNNNNNNNNNNNNNNNNNNNNNNNNNNNNNNNNNNNNNNNNNNNNNNNNNNNNNNNNNNNNNNNNNNNNNNNNNNNNNNNNNNNNNNNNNNNNNNNNNNNNNNNNNNNNNNNNNNNNNNNNNNNNNNNNNNNNNNNNNNNNNNNNNNNNNNNNNNNNNNNNNNNNNNNNNNNNNNNNNNNNNNNNNNNNNNNNNNNNNNNNNNNNNNNNNNNNNNNNNNNNNNNNNNNNNNNNNNNNNNNNNNNNNNNNNNNNNNNNNNNNNNNNNNNNNNNNNNNNNNNNNNNNNNNNNNNNNNNNNNNNNNNNNNNNNNNNNNNNNNNNNNNNNNNNNNNNNNNNNNNNNNNNNNNNNNNNNNNNNNNNNNNNNNNNNNNNNNNNNNNNNNNNNNNNNNNNNNNNNNNNNNNNNNNNNNNNNNNNNNNNNNNNNNNNNNNNNNNNNNNNNNNNNNNNNNNNNNNNNNNNNNNNNNNNNNNNNNNNNNNNNNNNNNNNNNNNNNNNNNNNNNNNNNNNNNNNNNNNNNNNNNNNNNNNNNNNNNNNNNNNNNNNNNNNNNNNNNNNNNNNNNNNNNNNNNNNNNNNNNNNNNNNNNNNNNNNNNNNNNNNNNNNNNNNNNNNNNNNNNNNNNNNNNNNNNNNNNNNNNNNNNNNNNNNNNNNNNNNNNNNNNNNNNNNNNNNNNggggccacacaagatactgaaaagcattttgagttgcagaaattaagttctggaaaaaatggactagcctgccacatcttcatttcagaAGTGACcttctgtaggctgaaaacttttatttccattaaaagacttggcatccttttgttcctgagacactgtcctgtcgttatttgtatagatatccaacttcatattgagatatgatgtatctaatgtgtttctttaaagtgatcCTTTAGTTTTTGTGAGCGGTATATATCAATcaatttataacattttctcACAGTATCTTTTGATACATTTAAGAGGGTTCACTCAAAGATTTAATGCCAAGGGTAGTGGACACTGGAAGCTATGATACAGACCCCACTGTCGGCGTTGGCATGTGCTATTCCGGCATTTTCAAATTTCCTTATCTCtacaataaacacatttaaatattaattccTGGGAAACATACCAGTTACTAATCATTCCTAAAGTGGGCTCGTCTTCTGTTAATTCACCTCAAAGATAAATCTCACAATAATTGGAGATAAGCTACATTTCAGGCTCCAAAAACCTTGCTGAGCCTTTAAATGTAAGAGTTTATGGTAGtgataaaacctaaaaaagttgaatctgaaaaaaaaaatccattcaaaTTTCTTGGACAGCGCCTTTGGAGCAGGTGAGAATAACATGGCTTAGGCTCTTTGACTATAACACTATAAGAACACTGCTGAAGGTTGAAGGTGGAGGGGTGATGGTGTGGTTTTGTTAATCCCATGTTTCCGCCTGGGTAAATTGAGGTTatgcaaaaggaaaataaattgaGTGCCATGGTATTGCAATCTCTGATTTTAGAATACTTCAAAATTATGTTGACTTAATCTTTGTAATAGCACTTCAACAAAGCTGTGACAAGGTGAATCCAGtcagttaaaaatatttgtcctGACCAATAGTTATTAATGAAACAGATTCAGATGGAGGTCCTtagaattgtgattttttttgtgctctTGTTTAACCATGCAGCacatgtcttgaagttgagttatagacataatttttaaaacatttaggtaGTGCTATGTTCAACCCTTCAACAGTAACCCTCCAGCTGGGTGCCTATGTCTCAGCAAATGAGGAAGGGTTATACCACCACCTAAACTTCCTGTTGTGCTTTTCGATCCATATGACTTTGTGGGTGGTGGCTAtcataaatttagaaaaaaaacaacaacaaaaaaaatcaaagtgttgACAATATCAAATTATTGTCGACAATTGTTTTATAGTTGATAGGGCGATGTTGTTGACTAGTCATTGAGAGCCCTAATTTCAAGCTTAACTGTTTTGGCTCACAAAAAAGTGGCGGTAAACCCATTCACAGCTGGGATCCTTCGGATGGTAGCAGACCTCTAATAAGAATTAGATTTTCTACTTTCACTAGAAGACAACTGAGGTTAGTCTTATGTCCAATCCGAATTCTTAGCTTGTCCCTTCCCCtttatttagccctccaaatggagagttatgaaaaaaaatagtgtctattTCAGACATCATCTTTGTTCGAGGAAGTCATCAATAATCCCCATtgcaataatataaaatagcgttagcgtggagctttcataacaacagcggttttataactttaaaaagtcactctacaacaaaaagtcattacttacattcaaatttaaacttctgtgcttcagagcacacccacgtgaacaaaagcgcttctcagcacGACGGGGTTTAGCCTCGGTGATAgaggactttatatccctcTCTTTGGAGggtcgatttaaaaaaatacatttcccagacacacttgcacttaaactaccccttcaaatggaggaaaagggagaagggaagaatttggattgggccttaggTACATTAAGtgcctttaaaaaatgtaatcattctCAATTTTTGTCACAACAGTTTGTACCTTTTGCTGCTTCTTTCCAGAGGCTGGTTCTCCTTTGAGGATGCTGGCATCCATGGCATCCATGTCCTTCACCACCAACCCAAACAGCTTGTCACAAAAACTGAACACCAACTAGTAGGCAAAGAAACAGCTACTGTGTTACATCAGTCAACATAGATATCTGAGCATCAATGTAAGGCGTAATATTTTAAGAGGAATTTTTATGAACCTGCTGGGTTACAGAGAATGCCTGGTTGTTGAACTGCTGGATGAATTCAGCTGCCATCTTGTCAGAGTCATAGGGAGAAGAGTCTGTGCTTTTCTTCTGCAGGAAGTCGATTTCGATTGTCATGGCACCGATGCACTGCTTGGACTTGTCAAAGTTATAGTTGGACACTGAGCAGGAACACAAACAACTTGCTTTTTATAACACAACTTTGTCTTCTGAAATTTATTTCACTGAcagacactttaaaaacatgtggCCATTTTTATTAATCACTTTATGACCCTtgcacatgtttttattgacaaCACAGAAAACATAAGAATTATTAAACTTAATAACTCACTTTTTTAGAACTTGGTCATCTAAGTCAACCCACAGCTGATGTGGCAAGTCACAGTAAGAAATGAAGATAATTCATTCAACTGTTTATTACAGAAACATTTACCTTCTATTTCTTGGCCAATGGAGAGACCAGCCCATTTCCGCTAcagaagaaacataaaaaaagactgaacaTTCGGTGATACATTCTCGAGGGGTTTGTGTGTAGGTTTGTGAATGTGTATACCCATGAATGTGTAAGTGTgcaagtttttgtttgtaaagttgTGTATGTGATGTATGCAATGTATACCTGTGGCAGGCTGAAGGCAATGGTCCCAGCAGCTACTGTGTGGTGAGTCTTGACAGTAAACACATATTTGTGGTTCGGTGTGGTCTTAACAGTAACATGTCTgcagaaaataatacaaagttgatattattattctttaacCCTATTTCTTTAtaagtaaaaactatttttattcaggaTGTAGTAGGTTTAAGGGAGcattattttaaactgaaaaagaaaggCTGCTGTTTACAAAGACTTGTTAAGGGAAAATTTGTAATATTACTTTAACACACTGTTGAAggaccacacactcacacattaGATTACATTCACACCAAGAACAAGGTCTAGATGACCAAAAGAAGAGATTCATGGATGTAGAGAAGAAGAACATGAGAGTGGTTGACGTGAGGAAGGGGGATACAGGGGAGTGGATCACTGTGGCAACCCCTATAAGGAGCAGCCAAAAGAGagataaagataaaacaaaacagttgaacttatcaatcaattaatcaatcaactttaatttgtaaaaatgctaTCCTTATAAATTTTCACCCAAGCTAGTTGCAAGCTGATAATTTTCATTTACTGTAATGGAAAgcaatattaaatattatatttcaGTCCACCTACTCAGTATAGCACTTGTTGCACAAGATACCACACACTCACTTCTTACCCCCCAAAAGGTTTTATGCTTACTTCCAATGTCCCAGTCATCTTAATGCACTTCATCTGAGTTAGTTGGAGCCAGTTAAGCTGCTGCTACTCAAAATTTGTTAGAAACATATATCCAGCAAGCAGGCAGTTCAAGTACGccaatgtttgggttttttttgttgtttttttgagtattgtttcctttcatttttgtctttgctttacAAGAGTTATGGTCATGTAAATtttcaaatgttgcttttaCATAAACCTTTAAAGAACCATGTGAAATAAATTGGAACTTAGGACATTGAGCCAGGCAAAAAGTGGTGTATTTggattgattaaataaatacccAATTCTATGCTTGTGCAGACAAATATCAATAGTGGCGTCGGCTACTCACTGTCCTGACTGCAGATCCTTCTCGCTGACAACAGCACAGTTAGTCAAAGACAGCTCATCTGTTGGGCATCGAGCTGCTTGCATGGTCTGCAGAGAGAAGACGGAAAAAAGCACAATTAACATgcaataacatttaatatataatccctttttgaagtattttgagttttgaagaatACATCAAACATTTTGGAACAAATATCTAAATATTAAAGATGTCCTGaacttctctgtttttttggctaaaaatagtaGCAGGGAAATTTTAAGATCCTTTTTACTCTATATAAGAGGTGTCACGGATCATAAAACTCACAGTTCAGATCATGTCACGGTCTAAGGGTCacaatttgaatcattttttggatcagtaaaaagtacaaaaacaacaacaacaaaaaacaagaagataaaagcctaaaattccttttgggaaaaacttcaaaacatatattcaataaaacatataaagtacTACCTACATAtctacatacatatacatacatacatacaaaataaacatcaaaatgttAGCTCattgagaaaatgctaaaacatgtaatttctgattacatttaatgtatttagaccaaatctacaaaaactgagagaaaagaaagcttaaaatagtgttgaaaataccaaatgtaTCTGGAGTGCCccataaatgcaaattttcttgTTCCACCTccctaatgtccaaattaaatagcaaataaaacagttaaaattaaatatttaaaatattaactgtTGTCCGTAAAACATGGCATGCCCGCTTTTCCAAGTGATTTATGATccctttggcttgccgtactgctATCCCCTGGAGACATGTACCGATGCTTTTGGTCAGctcttaaaattatataaaccTGATATTTCACTATCCGGATCCTCCATGATGAAGATAGGCAAAGTTTTTGACGGAAgatcctcccacatgcagcggGAGCTTCAGGTTAACAGACTGTTGGAGAACTGTCCAGCAGCTACTTTAGCACTTGCTAAAACACAGAAGATGTACATGAATTTGACCCGAATTGCGTTCAATGTGAATTGAGGGAGGCAGGGGATAGGGTTGGGTACCAAAGTTTGATTCCAAGTAGTTCTACCTAAACTGAAAGAAACTGCTGCAATTGGTGCCGCATTTTGGTGCTTAGTTAtattgaaggtctatttgtctttgAACATGTCAATCACTCCAACTCTCTTCAGTACTTTGCAGTTCTTGTCAATCCTTTTGCACTTTCCTGTGacagtgggcgggctcatataaaagtGGGGACTGGGTGAAAGCGCCACGCACGTGCCATGAAGCACTCAAATGTCAGGTTGttgcgtcgcatcagccaatcaggaactcagctttgggcacatgatgttttcagtgatcatatcagcaggtaaaatactaatcaGAGACGAGAGTTTTGTCCTGTCGCAGTGCAGTGGTTCTCTGTCTGCAGACAGCCTCCCAGACTTTAAGTGGGGCTCGTCCACTCCACACGCAGGGAGAGAGAGACAGCCGCTGCAGGGAGCGAGGGCAGCCAGCTCGGCTCTCCTGAACtgatattttacctttttttgttgacacaataataataataataaaaaaggtcccCTACTCTTCCTACTCTCGGGTTAATGcagaacagccttcaaactcagtcacagagacacagaaacaccagaaGCGGCTATCATCCAGACAGCCTCCCCCCCACGCGAGCaacaataggtgtgtttgagatcatgcaggtggacgcagcgctgcgcagatcgcctgtattgtggtgcatgttgggtaATTTTGACTGGCGTCACatgtcaatcatcatgaaaatattgcGAGAAAGAGGAGGGGGCAAGGCGCCTACTCAGGCAGATGCAGCTGTAAACCTGGTGCTTCACTGGCTGCAAGCCGCCCAGAAGACTACAATACAATGCGTTGTATTGACCAGGTGTCCTGTTGTGTCCTGGTAGTTCTTTCACTTCGACAGGATGCTCATCAGAAAtgactggcgctaaatgaaggaaatctgtatTTTGTAACTACTTCCGGAAAGCTGTTCACCGACGATGGTCGGGAGACTCAGGGCAGATCTTCTCCTGATCTTCCACCGAGGTTCACCTGTACGGATCCTCAGAGCCTCTGGAGCAT belongs to Oryzias melastigma strain HK-1 unplaced genomic scaffold, ASM292280v2 sc00366, whole genome shotgun sequence and includes:
- the LOC112139337 gene encoding vesicle-fusing ATPase (The sequence of the model RefSeq protein was modified relative to this genomic sequence to represent the inferred CDS: added 12 bases not found in genome assembly) → MAARTMQAARCPTDELSLTNCAVVSEKDLQSGQHVTVKTTPNHKYVFTVKTHHTVAAGTIAFSLPQRKWAGLSIGQEIEVSNYNFDKSKQCIGAMTIEIDFLQKKSTDSSPYDSDKMAAEFIQQFNNQAFSVTQQLVFSFCDKLFGLVVKDMDAMDASILKGEPASGKKQQKIDVGLMVGNSQVIFEKAENSSLTLVGKAKTKEARQTIINPDWNFEKMGIGGLDKEFSDIFRRAFASRVFPPDIVEQMGCKHVKGILLFGPPGCGKTLMARQIGKMLNAREPKVVNGPEILNKYVGESEANIRKLFAEAEEEQKRLGANSGLHIIIFDELDAICKQRGTGASSTGVHDTVVNQLLSKIDGVEQLNNILVIGEPHDTKYSAL